A genome region from Dolichospermum compactum NIES-806 includes the following:
- the mnmA gene encoding tRNA 2-thiouridine(34) synthase MnmA, translated as MKKVVVGLSGGVDSSVAAAMLHNQGYDVIGLTLWLMKGKGQCCSEGMIDAADICEQLGIPHEIVDIRDVFQTEIIDFLVTGYSVGITPLPCSQCNKTVKFGPMVEYAREKLAADKIATGHYAQIRYDDTTNRYQLLRAVDRNKDQSYFLYDLSQDLLGATIFPLGELNKTDTRRIATEYNLKTADKPESQDLCLVESNGSMRAFLDKYLAPKPGDIVDTTGKVLGQHDGVHHYTIGQRKGLGIAAAEPLYVIELDAANNKVVVGDRTKGTQSECTINRINWVSIAEPVAPIRAEVQIRYRSQPVPVTVIPLPDSRVRLVFDEPQFSITPGQAAVWYDEDTVLGGGIIEQS; from the coding sequence ATGAAAAAAGTTGTCGTTGGTCTTTCCGGTGGCGTTGATAGTTCCGTAGCCGCCGCTATGCTGCATAATCAAGGCTATGATGTAATTGGTTTAACTCTTTGGCTGATGAAAGGCAAAGGGCAATGTTGCTCTGAAGGAATGATCGACGCGGCTGATATTTGTGAACAATTGGGTATACCCCATGAAATTGTTGATATTCGGGATGTCTTTCAAACAGAAATTATTGATTTTTTAGTGACAGGTTACAGCGTAGGCATTACGCCGTTGCCTTGTTCCCAATGTAACAAAACGGTGAAATTCGGTCCAATGGTGGAATATGCAAGGGAAAAATTGGCAGCGGATAAAATCGCCACAGGTCATTATGCCCAAATCCGCTACGATGACACCACTAATCGTTACCAGTTGTTACGAGCAGTAGACCGCAACAAAGATCAATCTTATTTCCTCTATGACTTATCCCAAGACTTATTAGGGGCAACAATTTTTCCCCTGGGTGAACTGAATAAAACCGATACTCGCCGAATTGCCACTGAATACAACTTAAAAACCGCCGATAAACCAGAAAGTCAAGATTTATGCTTAGTAGAAAGCAATGGTTCTATGCGGGCATTTTTAGATAAATATTTAGCCCCCAAACCCGGTGATATTGTGGATACCACTGGTAAAGTTTTGGGACAACATGATGGTGTCCACCATTACACCATTGGTCAGCGAAAAGGCTTAGGCATCGCCGCCGCCGAACCCTTGTATGTAATTGAATTAGATGCAGCAAATAACAAGGTAGTTGTAGGAGATCGCACCAAAGGAACTCAGTCAGAATGTACAATAAATCGGATAAATTGGGTTTCCATAGCTGAACCCGTCGCCCCCATTCGCGCCGAAGTCCAAATCCGTTATCGTTCCCAGCCCGTACCCGTCACAGTAATTCCCCTACCAGATTCCCGCGTCCGGTTAGTATTTGATGAACCACAATTCAGCATCACCCCCGGACAAGCAGCGGTTTGGTACGACGAAGATACGGTATTGGGTGGCGGAATCATCGAACAATCCTAG
- a CDS encoding class II aldolase/adducin family protein — MSEIPIQKPNSPQIPTFTSIPEERLHRQQRLAAALRLFSRFGFDEGVAGHITARDPENPEHFWVNPFGMHFGLIRVSDLILVNQQGDVIYGNRPVNRAAFAIHSQVHAARPDVVAAAHAHSIHGKSWSSLGRLLDPLTQDACSFYEDHSIFMDYTGVVLDSAEGKRIADTLGKNKAVILKNHGLLTVGKTIDEAAWWFITMERSCQAQLLAEAAGIPSPIKPEYAKIAYSQVGSPEMGWFSFQSLYEIIVRREPDLLE, encoded by the coding sequence ATGTCAGAAATACCTATACAAAAACCCAATAGTCCCCAGATTCCCACATTTACCTCCATTCCCGAAGAAAGATTGCACCGTCAACAGCGACTGGCGGCTGCATTAAGGCTATTTTCCCGATTTGGATTTGATGAAGGTGTTGCTGGACACATTACAGCCCGTGACCCAGAAAACCCCGAACATTTTTGGGTGAATCCTTTTGGAATGCACTTTGGTTTAATTCGAGTTAGTGACCTAATCTTAGTTAATCAGCAAGGTGATGTAATTTACGGTAATCGCCCAGTAAATCGCGCTGCTTTTGCTATTCATTCTCAAGTTCATGCAGCCCGTCCTGACGTGGTAGCGGCGGCACACGCTCATTCTATCCATGGAAAAAGTTGGTCTAGTCTTGGTCGTCTGCTTGACCCCCTGACTCAAGATGCTTGTTCTTTTTACGAAGACCACAGTATATTTATGGATTATACGGGAGTTGTTCTCGACTCGGCAGAAGGTAAGCGCATTGCTGACACTTTAGGAAAAAATAAGGCCGTCATTCTCAAGAATCACGGTTTGCTGACGGTAGGTAAAACTATTGATGAGGCTGCTTGGTGGTTTATCACGATGGAGCGTTCTTGTCAAGCTCAATTATTGGCGGAAGCTGCTGGAATACCTAGCCCGATTAAGCCAGAGTATGCGAAGATAGCTTATAGCCAAGTGGGTTCTCCTGAGATGGGTTGGTTTAGTTTTCAGTCTTTGTATGAGATAATTGTGCGGCGAGAACCCGATTTGTTGGAGTAA
- the arsS gene encoding arsenosugar biosynthesis radical SAM (seleno)protein ArsS (Some members of this family are selenoproteins.) has protein sequence MITPFFQQLNSPLTKKQINVLQINLGKRCNLACNHCHVEASPKRSEELTPEICQQLIDLIEKFPEIKIVDLTGGAPEMNYGFKPLVEAARKAGKQVIVRSNLTIYFVEGFEDLPDFFAQNQVRIVASLPCYLADNVDKMRGNGVFEQSIKALQWLNKIGYGQNPNLVLDLVYNPPLPNSEDFSLTPEQVNLEKAYKTFLSEKFDVRFNHLFTITNIPVGRTKFHLERKQLYSSYLQFLESHFNPKTIDGLMCREQLSIDYLGNIYDCDFNQMMNLPAKTQNGEKLTVRKLLEIGSLDIFNEVQTAEYCYGCTAGCGSSCGGAIV, from the coding sequence ATGATTACACCTTTTTTCCAACAGCTAAATTCACCTTTGACAAAAAAGCAAATCAACGTTTTACAAATTAATTTAGGAAAACGTTGTAATTTAGCTTGTAACCATTGCCATGTAGAAGCTAGTCCCAAAAGAAGTGAAGAACTAACACCGGAAATCTGTCAACAGTTAATTGATTTAATTGAGAAATTTCCCGAAATCAAAATTGTTGATTTAACTGGTGGCGCACCGGAAATGAATTATGGTTTTAAGCCATTGGTAGAAGCTGCTAGAAAGGCAGGTAAACAGGTAATTGTGAGATCAAATTTGACAATTTATTTCGTGGAGGGATTTGAGGATTTACCAGATTTTTTTGCTCAAAATCAAGTGAGGATTGTGGCTTCTCTCCCCTGTTATTTAGCAGACAATGTGGATAAAATGCGGGGAAATGGTGTTTTTGAACAATCAATTAAAGCTTTGCAATGGTTGAATAAAATTGGTTATGGTCAAAACCCAAATTTAGTTTTAGATTTGGTGTACAATCCTCCATTACCAAATAGTGAAGATTTTTCTCTAACTCCCGAACAAGTAAATTTAGAAAAGGCTTATAAAACCTTTCTGTCTGAAAAGTTTGATGTTCGATTTAATCATCTTTTCACGATTACTAACATACCTGTGGGGAGAACAAAGTTTCATTTAGAAAGAAAACAGCTTTATTCTAGCTATTTGCAGTTTTTAGAGTCTCACTTTAACCCCAAAACAATTGATGGTTTAATGTGTCGTGAACAACTTTCTATTGATTATTTAGGGAATATTTATGATTGTGACTTTAACCAAATGATGAATTTACCTGCAAAAACTCAGAATGGTGAAAAGTTGACAGTGCGTAAATTGTTAGAAATTGGTAGTTTGGATATATTTAATGAAGTCCAAACTGCTGAATATTGCTATGGTTGTACTGCGGGTTGTGGTTCTAGTTGTGGTGGCGCTATAGTATAA
- a CDS encoding formylglycine-generating enzyme family protein, whose translation MVAIPGGTFIMGSPENEEHRSSYESPQNQVTVPSFFMGKYPVTQKQWRAVAALAKVNIDLESDPSCFTGDNLPVECVSWNDAQEFCSRLSRIANKTYRLPTEAEWEYACRGGTTTPFYCGETISTDLANYDGNYTYGQGQKGQYREKTTEVGIFPANPFGLYDMCGNVWEWCEDKWHENYINAPTDGSAWTSLSSVNRLLRGGSWFVIWNEVK comes from the coding sequence ATGGTAGCTATTCCCGGAGGGACTTTTATCATGGGTTCTCCAGAAAATGAGGAACACCGAAGTTCGTATGAAAGTCCACAAAATCAAGTTACTGTTCCCTCATTTTTCATGGGTAAATATCCAGTTACGCAAAAACAATGGCGGGCTGTAGCTGCACTAGCAAAGGTTAACATTGATTTAGAATCCGATCCATCTTGTTTTACAGGTGATAATCTGCCTGTTGAGTGTGTATCATGGAATGATGCTCAAGAATTTTGTTCCAGACTTTCCCGAATAGCAAATAAAACCTATCGTTTACCTACTGAGGCAGAATGGGAATATGCTTGTCGTGGAGGAACTACTACCCCGTTTTATTGTGGGGAAACAATTTCTACAGATTTAGCTAATTATGATGGTAACTACACTTACGGGCAGGGACAAAAAGGACAATATCGAGAGAAAACCACAGAGGTAGGAATTTTTCCGGCCAACCCTTTTGGTTTATATGATATGTGTGGGAATGTGTGGGAATGGTGTGAAGATAAGTGGCATGAAAACTATATAAATGCGCCTACCGATGGCAGTGCTTGGACAAGTCTAAGCAGTGTAAACAGGCTGCTGCGCGGTGGTTCTTGGTTCGTCATATGGAACGAAGTGAAATGA
- a CDS encoding Rpn family recombination-promoting nuclease/putative transposase: protein MTLFLPTTKDTKKPFYIVEVQFQPDDDLYYRLFAELFLYLRQYKTPHPWQAVIIYPSRNIEREQNLQFGEILLLERVTRIYLDELGESSLGVGVVKLVIETEESAPALARRLIAQANQQLTDIKIKRDLINLIETIIVYKLPKKSRKEIEAMLGLSELKQTRVYQEALEEGKAEGEAEATRKFALKLLRTGMSLEQIAEITELSLQQIQALQKEIQES from the coding sequence ATTACTTTATTTTTACCAACTACCAAAGATACTAAAAAACCATTTTACATTGTCGAGGTTCAATTTCAACCCGATGATGATTTATATTATCGTCTCTTTGCAGAGCTTTTTCTCTACCTACGACAATACAAAACTCCTCATCCTTGGCAAGCTGTAATCATCTATCCTAGTCGTAATATAGAAAGAGAACAGAATTTACAATTTGGCGAAATCTTACTACTTGAAAGAGTTACACGCATTTATTTAGATGAGTTGGGAGAGAGTTCTTTAGGGGTGGGAGTGGTTAAACTGGTAATAGAAACAGAGGAATCTGCACCAGCATTAGCAAGACGCTTAATTGCACAAGCAAACCAACAACTAACTGATATCAAAATTAAACGGGATTTAATTAATCTGATTGAGACAATTATCGTCTACAAATTACCCAAAAAAAGCAGAAAGGAGATTGAAGCGATGTTAGGTTTAAGTGAGTTGAAACAAACTAGAGTTTATCAAGAAGCTTTAGAAGAAGGTAAAGCTGAAGGTGAAGCAGAAGCAACCAGAAAGTTTGCTTTAAAATTGTTACGAACTGGCATGAGTTTAGAACAAATTGCCGAAATTACGGAATTATCTCTTCAGCAAATTCAGGCTTTACAAAAAGAAATTCAAGAATCATAG
- the arsM gene encoding arsenosugar biosynthesis arsenite methyltransferase ArsM: MTYLETAAQFYSQVAQTPEIGLCCVQSTPLQLPGLKIPLAMQEMNYGCGTTVHHNELNNEPTVLYVGVGGGLEALQFAYFSRRPGAIIAVEPVKAMREAATRNLELAAKENSWFDPSFVEIRPGDAFNLPVGDASVDVVAQNCLFNIFEPADLTLALKEAYRVLKSGGRLQMSDPIATSPIPAHLQKNDHLRALCLSGALTYPEYTNLIINAGFGQIEIRARRPYRLLDKQTYQLQENLLLESLDSVAFKVEIPADGACIFTGKTAIYAGKEAFFDDKNGHILQRGIPAAVCDKTAGNLAFVNPEEIIITDSTWYYDGGGCC, from the coding sequence ATGACCTATTTAGAAACCGCAGCCCAATTTTACAGCCAAGTTGCCCAAACACCAGAAATAGGTCTTTGCTGTGTCCAAAGTACACCTTTACAACTACCAGGACTGAAAATTCCTCTAGCTATGCAGGAAATGAACTATGGTTGTGGAACTACAGTACATCACAATGAACTTAATAATGAACCCACCGTTTTATATGTTGGTGTCGGTGGTGGCTTAGAAGCTTTACAATTTGCTTATTTTTCTCGTCGTCCCGGTGCGATTATTGCTGTCGAACCTGTGAAAGCTATGCGAGAAGCTGCAACCCGTAATTTAGAACTTGCTGCAAAGGAAAATTCTTGGTTTGATCCTAGCTTTGTCGAAATTCGTCCGGGAGATGCTTTTAATTTACCTGTTGGTGATGCTTCTGTAGATGTAGTAGCGCAAAATTGCCTGTTTAATATTTTTGAACCAGCAGATTTAACTCTCGCTTTAAAGGAAGCATATCGAGTATTAAAATCAGGTGGACGCTTACAGATGAGTGATCCAATTGCTACAAGTCCAATTCCTGCTCATTTACAAAAAAATGACCATTTACGCGCTTTGTGTTTATCCGGCGCTCTTACATATCCAGAATATACTAACTTAATTATTAATGCTGGTTTTGGACAAATTGAAATTCGCGCTCGTCGTCCTTATCGCTTATTAGATAAACAAACTTATCAACTACAGGAAAATCTGCTTTTAGAAAGTCTGGATTCTGTGGCTTTTAAAGTAGAAATCCCCGCAGATGGTGCTTGTATTTTCACTGGTAAAACAGCTATTTATGCAGGTAAGGAAGCATTTTTCGATGATAAGAATGGACATATTTTACAAAGAGGAATTCCTGCGGCGGTTTGTGATAAAACAGCGGGAAATTTAGCATTTGTCAATCCTGAAGAAATCATTATTACTGATTCTACTTGGTACTATGATGGTGGGGGATGTTGTTAA
- a CDS encoding TMEM165/GDT1 family protein has protein sequence MLTAFTAGLLLITISELGDKTFFIAVILSMHHPRRLVFAGVVAALAAMTILSVAFGQVVSFLPKQIIHYAEIVLFIAFGLKLIYDANKMAASATEEVAEEAQEAVEKADLNNSQQKSVWSILLESFMLTFIAEWGDRTQIATIALAAGNNPIGVTAGAILGHVICAAIAVIGGKLIAGRISERQITFLGGFLFIIFGIVAAIEGK, from the coding sequence GTGCTAACAGCTTTTACCGCAGGTTTATTACTAATTACCATTTCCGAACTAGGTGATAAAACATTTTTTATTGCTGTGATTTTGTCCATGCACCACCCCCGGCGCTTGGTATTTGCTGGTGTGGTGGCTGCTTTAGCGGCAATGACTATCTTATCAGTTGCATTTGGACAGGTAGTATCTTTTTTACCAAAACAAATTATTCATTACGCCGAAATAGTTTTATTTATTGCCTTTGGTTTGAAGTTAATTTATGATGCCAATAAAATGGCTGCATCTGCTACCGAAGAAGTGGCAGAAGAGGCACAAGAGGCGGTAGAAAAAGCAGATTTAAATAACTCCCAGCAAAAAAGCGTTTGGTCAATTTTACTGGAATCTTTTATGTTAACATTTATAGCAGAATGGGGCGATCGCACACAAATAGCCACGATAGCCCTAGCTGCTGGGAATAACCCCATTGGTGTCACCGCTGGTGCAATATTAGGACACGTAATTTGTGCAGCGATCGCCGTTATCGGTGGTAAATTAATAGCAGGTAGGATATCCGAAAGGCAAATTACCTTTTTGGGTGGCTTCCTCTTTATCATCTTCGGCATAGTCGCCGCCATAGAAGGAAAATAA
- a CDS encoding ribbon-helix-helix domain-containing protein — translation MQAEKLSISLPSSLVQFIENYKLTKGCKSRSQVIELAIELLRYQELEQAYREAAAEFNPEWDLTVGDGLTDETW, via the coding sequence ATGCAAGCTGAAAAACTTTCCATTTCTTTACCATCTTCTTTGGTGCAGTTTATTGAAAATTATAAATTGACTAAAGGCTGTAAATCTCGTTCTCAAGTAATTGAGTTAGCGATAGAATTACTGCGTTATCAGGAGCTAGAGCAAGCTTATCGGGAAGCTGCGGCAGAATTTAACCCAGAATGGGATTTAACTGTAGGAGATGGGCTAACAGATGAAACGTGGTGA
- a CDS encoding DUF7149 domain-containing protein produces the protein MQPRESLNKAFLKVKANRNDIENFKKNLHSLIEKINESESEEFHKNLIGDFLKNTYYGANHFINTKGRNDFVIHNGKDAKSKVGVILEAKKPTNKSEMLKADNLNTKALQELVLYFLRERLTEKNLEIKYLIATNIYEWFIFDANSFEKAFVENKTLVQQFTDFEAGRLSNKKTDFFYKEIAKPAIDGIADKITFTHFDIREYQQYLQPGENLNDHQLIPLFKLFSPEHLLKLPFANDSNTLDKGFYSELLHIIGLTETKEGGKKLIQRKKENERNIGSLIENAINQLDSLDKVSRLQKPEQFGETYQEQLFNLGLELAITWVNRILFLKLLEAQLIKYHKNDLTQGFLNLQQVQNYDDLNSLFFSVLARKQTERNQTVQKIFTHVPYLNSSLFEPTDNEQVTICINNLRNENLQIFSATILKDSNGKKRIGQINALEYLFEFLNAYDFSSETGEEIQEENKRLINAAVLGLIFEKINGYKDGSFFTPGFITMYMCRETIRRAVVQKFNEVKGWNCESINNLYDQIEDRKEANTIINSLKICDPAVGSGHFLVSALNEIITIKSELKILLDREGKRLKEYDIEVVNDELIILDEDGLLFEYNPKSKESQRVQETLFHEKQTIIEGCLFGVDINPNSVKICRLRLWIELLKNAYYKTSPLTPLLGGEGNVGELETLPNIDINIKCGNSLISRFSLDTDLRVALNRSKCTIESYRNAVQTYRNAENKEQKREMERFINDIKGNFKTTLGLSDPNKTKLRQLEGEVENLETQTSLFEETKAEKKAREKKIAKLNNEIDKLRVEIEDIISGKIYENAFEWRFEFPEVLNNDGVFVGFDVVIGNPPYVFARENFNDYLKKYFTDNYKTSQYQVNLFILFIEKTISILKNKAEFTLIIPNSMLMVSSAKSLRKYLLSETSLNEIINLIGYSFEGVNVETIIISSKKEKANEINDIKILLNNNYNFKLIHCKKQFSFMENKGFELNVFSNEESDSLIQKLICNSEILDELVLIKAGLMAYEIGKGNPKQSPEDVKNRIYDYNYEFDSNTHKYLEGKDVNRYLINWSDTYLKYGENLAAPRSFNLFNGKKIIIREITGKHPYSIIATYTEDIYLFNRSNIAILEKQNLNISLKYILAVINSKLMSYFFVKNTAKSVRKMFPKLILEDLRKFPIKKIAMKKQQELISIVDKILTAKKSDPNADTTALETEIDQLVYQLYELTAEEIKIIEG, from the coding sequence ATGCAACCTAGAGAATCATTAAATAAGGCTTTTCTCAAAGTTAAAGCTAATAGAAATGATATTGAGAATTTCAAAAAGAATCTGCATAGTTTAATTGAAAAAATTAATGAATCGGAATCAGAAGAATTTCATAAAAATCTGATTGGGGATTTTTTAAAGAATACATATTATGGTGCAAATCATTTTATTAATACTAAGGGTAGAAATGATTTTGTTATTCATAATGGTAAAGATGCTAAAAGTAAAGTTGGTGTGATTTTAGAAGCTAAAAAGCCCACCAATAAAAGCGAAATGCTTAAAGCTGATAATTTGAATACCAAAGCTTTGCAAGAATTAGTTTTATATTTTCTGCGAGAACGTCTAACAGAGAAAAATTTAGAAATTAAATATTTAATAGCTACTAATATTTATGAATGGTTTATTTTTGACGCTAATAGTTTTGAGAAAGCATTTGTAGAAAATAAAACCCTAGTTCAGCAATTCACTGATTTTGAAGCTGGAAGATTAAGCAATAAAAAAACTGATTTCTTTTATAAGGAAATTGCTAAACCTGCTATTGATGGAATTGCTGATAAAATCACTTTTACACATTTTGATATTCGAGAATATCAACAATATTTACAACCTGGGGAAAATCTTAATGATCATCAACTAATTCCTCTGTTTAAGTTATTTTCACCTGAACATTTATTAAAGTTACCTTTTGCAAATGATAGTAATACTCTCGATAAAGGATTTTATAGCGAGTTATTACATATTATCGGTTTAACGGAAACTAAGGAAGGTGGTAAAAAACTGATTCAACGGAAAAAAGAAAATGAGAGAAATATCGGTTCATTGATAGAAAATGCGATTAATCAACTTGATAGTTTAGATAAAGTTTCTCGTTTACAAAAACCTGAACAATTTGGAGAAACTTATCAAGAACAACTTTTTAACCTGGGTTTAGAATTAGCAATTACTTGGGTAAATAGAATCCTGTTTCTGAAATTATTAGAAGCGCAATTAATTAAATATCACAAAAATGATCTAACTCAAGGATTTTTGAATTTACAGCAAGTCCAAAATTATGATGATTTGAATAGTCTTTTCTTCAGCGTATTAGCTCGCAAACAAACCGAAAGAAATCAAACTGTACAAAAGATATTTACTCATGTTCCTTATTTGAATAGTTCTTTATTTGAACCGACGGATAATGAACAAGTAACTATTTGTATTAATAATCTTAGAAATGAGAATCTGCAAATTTTCTCTGCTACTATCTTAAAAGATAGCAACGGAAAAAAACGTATTGGTCAAATTAATGCTTTAGAATATCTGTTTGAATTTCTCAATGCTTATGATTTTAGTAGTGAAACTGGGGAAGAAATTCAGGAAGAGAATAAAAGATTAATTAATGCTGCTGTACTGGGTTTAATCTTTGAGAAAATCAATGGTTATAAAGATGGTTCTTTCTTTACTCCTGGTTTCATTACTATGTATATGTGTCGGGAAACCATTAGAAGAGCGGTTGTACAGAAATTTAATGAAGTTAAAGGTTGGAATTGTGAAAGTATTAATAATTTATATGATCAAATAGAAGATAGAAAAGAAGCTAATACTATTATCAATAGTTTAAAAATATGTGATCCTGCTGTGGGTTCAGGACATTTTTTAGTTTCGGCCTTGAATGAAATTATTACGATAAAAAGCGAATTAAAGATTTTACTTGATAGGGAAGGTAAAAGATTAAAAGAATATGATATTGAAGTTGTCAATGATGAGTTAATTATTCTTGATGAAGATGGTTTATTGTTTGAATATAATCCCAAAAGTAAGGAAAGTCAACGAGTACAAGAAACTCTCTTTCATGAAAAACAAACGATTATTGAAGGTTGTTTATTTGGTGTGGATATTAACCCCAATTCTGTCAAAATATGTCGGTTGCGTTTATGGATTGAACTTTTAAAAAATGCTTATTATAAAACCTCACCCCTAACCCCTCTCCTGGGAGGAGAGGGGAATGTAGGAGAATTGGAGACTTTACCTAATATTGATATTAATATTAAATGTGGTAATTCTTTAATTAGTCGTTTTTCGTTAGATACTGATTTGCGAGTTGCTTTAAATAGAAGTAAATGCACTATAGAAAGTTATAGAAATGCTGTACAAACTTACCGCAATGCTGAAAATAAGGAGCAAAAGCGGGAAATGGAAAGATTCATTAATGATATTAAAGGGAATTTTAAAACAACTTTAGGATTAAGTGACCCCAATAAAACTAAGTTAAGACAGTTAGAGGGTGAGGTTGAGAATTTGGAAACTCAAACTTCTTTGTTTGAGGAAACTAAAGCTGAGAAGAAAGCGCGGGAGAAAAAGATTGCTAAGTTAAACAATGAGATTGATAAGTTACGGGTTGAGATTGAAGATATAATAAGTGGTAAGATTTATGAAAATGCTTTTGAGTGGAGGTTTGAGTTTCCTGAAGTGTTGAATAATGATGGTGTTTTTGTTGGTTTTGATGTGGTTATTGGTAATCCTCCTTATGTTTTCGCAAGAGAAAATTTTAACGACTATCTTAAGAAATATTTTACAGATAATTACAAAACATCTCAATATCAAGTTAATTTATTCATTTTGTTTATAGAAAAAACAATATCTATTTTGAAAAATAAAGCAGAATTTACTCTTATTATTCCTAATTCAATGTTAATGGTAAGTTCAGCAAAAAGTCTTAGAAAATATTTACTAAGTGAAACATCATTAAATGAAATAATTAATTTAATTGGTTATTCCTTTGAAGGAGTCAATGTTGAAACAATAATTATTTCAAGCAAAAAAGAAAAAGCAAATGAGATAAATGATATCAAGATTTTATTAAATAACAATTATAATTTTAAGCTAATACACTGTAAAAAGCAATTTAGTTTCATGGAAAATAAAGGTTTTGAATTGAATGTGTTTTCTAATGAAGAAAGTGATAGTTTAATCCAAAAACTTATTTGTAATTCTGAAATATTGGATGAATTGGTTTTAATAAAAGCAGGTTTAATGGCTTATGAAATAGGGAAAGGTAATCCTAAACAAAGTCCTGAAGATGTAAAAAACCGCATTTATGATTACAACTATGAGTTTGATAGTAATACTCATAAATATCTTGAAGGAAAGGATGTCAATCGTTACTTAATTAATTGGTCAGATACATATTTGAAATACGGTGAAAATTTAGCTGCACCAAGAAGTTTTAATTTATTTAATGGTAAAAAGATTATTATTCGTGAAATTACTGGTAAACATCCTTATTCAATCATCGCAACTTACACTGAAGATATTTATCTCTTTAATAGAAGCAATATTGCTATTCTTGAAAAACAAAATCTGAATATTTCATTAAAATATATTTTAGCTGTGATTAACAGCAAATTAATGTCGTACTTTTTCGTAAAAAATACAGCAAAATCTGTAAGAAAAATGTTCCCAAAACTAATATTAGAAGACTTAAGAAAATTCCCAATTAAAAAAATTGCGATGAAAAAACAGCAAGAGTTAATTTCAATTGTTGATAAAATCCTCACCGCTAAAAAATCAGATCCAAATGCAGATACAACCGCATTAGAAACAGAAATTGATCAACTTGTTTATCAACTTTATGAACTAACAGCAGAAGAGATTAAAATTATAGAAGGATAA
- a CDS encoding tetratricopeptide repeat protein, whose product MSESPNRWIVRVVLAFAVVAFIGVSIIPIITAINKPESSPQNQPTADSKISSSEQKSKLEDQVRGYELVLQKDTENQTALKGLLQARLELLSQKGQGEVKPADIQAVIEPLEKLAKLNPQQSEYGVLLAQAKQQIGDKEGAAQTYRTILTTKPGDLKALQGMVNLQLSEKRPEAAIGLLQESLAAATQANTVKPGSVDVVAVQVLLGSVYAFQKNDTLAIAAYDQAIKKDAQDFRPVLAKAMLFKEQGKLDEAKPLFDSATALAPAQYKDEINKAAAAPTATPTSSPTPSSTPSPTP is encoded by the coding sequence GTGTCTGAATCGCCTAATCGCTGGATAGTCCGAGTAGTGTTAGCTTTCGCTGTTGTTGCTTTTATAGGGGTCTCTATTATACCTATAATCACAGCGATTAATAAACCTGAATCATCACCACAGAATCAGCCCACTGCTGACTCTAAAATATCTTCATCGGAGCAAAAGTCAAAACTGGAAGATCAAGTCCGGGGTTATGAATTAGTTTTACAAAAAGATACAGAAAATCAAACTGCACTCAAGGGACTTTTGCAAGCACGTCTAGAGTTATTGAGTCAAAAAGGGCAAGGGGAAGTTAAACCAGCGGATATTCAAGCTGTGATTGAACCTTTGGAAAAACTCGCTAAACTCAATCCCCAACAGTCTGAGTATGGGGTTTTATTGGCACAAGCTAAACAACAAATTGGCGATAAAGAGGGGGCTGCTCAAACTTATCGGACTATTTTAACTACAAAACCGGGAGATTTGAAGGCTTTGCAGGGGATGGTAAATTTACAATTAAGTGAAAAGCGTCCAGAAGCAGCTATTGGCTTATTACAAGAAAGTTTGGCTGCTGCTACCCAGGCTAATACTGTTAAACCAGGAAGTGTAGATGTGGTTGCCGTGCAAGTGCTTTTGGGTAGTGTATACGCTTTTCAGAAAAATGACACTTTAGCTATTGCTGCTTATGATCAAGCGATTAAGAAGGATGCTCAAGATTTTCGTCCTGTTTTAGCAAAGGCTATGCTGTTTAAAGAACAAGGTAAGCTTGATGAAGCAAAACCTTTGTTTGATAGTGCCACAGCTTTAGCACCGGCTCAGTATAAGGACGAAATTAATAAAGCCGCAGCAGCCCCTACAGCAACTCCTACATCTTCTCCTACGCCATCATCTACACCTTCACCTACTCCGTAA